ATTTGAGAAGTTTGAGAGGAGACACTGGCACCAAAAAAGCAGAGGACAACCATGCTAGCAGTGATGAGCTGAGGGTATAAATTCGCTTAGCTGTCGTAAGGACAAATTCCTGGTCCTAAACTTAATGTactccataaactttctcttctTGGGATATTGTATATAGAGGACAGGACGAATACTAATGGTGTGCAATAGAAGTAGTAGGCAGGGGTCAAATGTTCCAATGACATTAATGTGtttgcagaaaaaaatgatacaaaagggCATAATGACACACTGTTATTCCACTTAGTACAGGCACCTAGAATATGGGCACTGCTAAAGAAGAACATGCTGCACCCATCCTGGACCAAAACACAATTTATCACTCTTGCTAGAAAAAATATGGACACTAGAAATCTACtcaaactcaaaaacaaaaaaatgtgttttactgcTTGTGCTAAGgccaaaaatgtggaaaaacattGTAACAGAACTTTTCTGAGAAaccaaagtgaaacaaaaattTGTCTGCTTTTAAAGAGTAAATCCACATTTTAAAGGGTTCCACCcacagaaaacaagaaacaatacATAATTGCTATgtaattaaagaacaataattacaaaaagcacatgaaaaataaaaatacaaaaacaaaaataaccataaatataGACCAGGGAAAAATCCCTGTTTGAAACATAGCATAGCCTTCCTCTGAATAGTTGCTTCCATACATCCTTAAGCATAATTAAAAATAGTCCAACGATATacataaaaagcacacaaaataaaagttaatcaCTTGGCTGGGACAATAAGATGAGAAGACCTTGGTCTAGCAgggaagacaagacaagacaagatcaCTATCTAAACAAAGCTTACGGAATTCTAGAAAGACAATATGGCCTTGGCTTTGCAGGGATGAAGAGACAAGGATATCTTGGATCAGAATGAATGATGAGACAAGAAGACCAGCTCAGGATGTTGAAGCAGCTATTACACCGTTTACAAGATGGGATGAACAACAACACAATAAGACAACTTCACAACAGGGAAAACTGGACTGCAAAGCATAAACTTTGTGCTGAGACATTTGGAGTCAAACACCTCTTGAATCTTAGTGTCCTCTGGCAGCAGGGTGATGCCTTTCAGACACATAGGCAATGGggcagcaaaggaaaaaaactgggAACCCAGGCTGAGAGGAAAAGATAATAACTGGAGGCCCATGTGGTGATGGTGGGCTTTCcaatataaaattttataaacatGTATACTATCTTCAATATCACTAAAGTTCTAATCCTCCTAATGGCTGCCAATATCTGCTACAAAGGTGAAGGCTGCAGACAGGTTTTGCTCAATAGAATCCTTCTAAAATATTAGCTCAGCTTGAACAAAGCCacttttaaatatactttttatttgtGGAGAAGTTCATTCTGCAATTAAGCTGcagcacaaaatgacagaaagggTAAATACCAACAACCAGAGTAAGACTTCAATGCCTCACCCCGGGCAGTCTGGACCTAAATTCAAAAGGCAATTCTTTAAATTTGAATGATTTATCAAATTGTTATACAATGATAGACAAACaagaataaacacataaataaggCAAAATGAGTTTGCCTGTATAGTCAACTCAAGGCAAATAACTCCAAATCGTAATTCAGAGaccaaaagcaaagcaaaaatccATACAAACCAAAACATCCAAGGAAAGTAAATAAGTCCGACAAGAGCTCTTGACATCATAAGCCACAATGAGCCTCTGAGGGACTCACTTCTCAATCTGAAATATAaaaggctgagggtggtcccTCGACATGTTGTTACATAATGGTGTACCCACTTCTTGGGGTTTTAATCAAAGAAAATAAGGCACATAGACAAGCATAAATACACAggtattaaataataaacaaggataacattattaacaaaaaaaatacataataacaaagaacacataaataatacaagaaaataaatagccatataaagaaaacaaagaacaaaccctggttgaaataaaatatacaacaaaCTTGTGTAGAATTGGCCAAAGATGTAGTGAGATAAAGAACAAGAAGTCAAAAACCGAAAGGAGACTTGGGTAAAATTTCCCATAAATATGCTAGAACTTTGCTTAATTGAATGTCTGATTCAACAAGTGTGCCTGGGTCTCATCATTTTATAGAGCAGTGATTCTCAACTGGTGGGTCGCCCGGTAATGTGAGTTTCACACCATAGAAGAAAACCCGCAAACTTTGTTTACATATGCTAATTGAGTATGGTGAAATAAAGGTACGACGCAGAATATATTAGatatggattttcttatttcttacaCCATTGCAGAGGACCTCATCTTACCTGCAGCCATGGACATGGTCAGAGAGGTGTTGGATCAATCCGCAGCAGATAAACTAAAAACTATACCTCTGTTAAATGACACTATTAGTAGGCGAATTGAAGAAATGTCGGATAACATTAAACAACAGACCATAGCTCGCATTAAGGCAAGTGGTCATTTTGCCTTAAAAATGGACGAATTCACAGACATAACAAACAAAGCAGTTTTACTCGTTTACGTGAGACATGTGTGGGACAGGGACTTACAGGAACTATTTCTCTGCACAAGAGAGCTCACTACTAGTACGACTGCAGAGGACATTTTCAGCTCTATGGACTTATATTTGAGTTCAGTAGGCCTACGCTGGGACATGTGCATCTGTATCACAACTGATGGTGCTGCCTCCATGACAGGAAAAAACTTGGGGATCGTGAGGAGAATACTTGAGAAAGCTCTGAATGCAACTTGGAACCATTGTTTTTTACATCGGGAGAACCCTGGCAGCAAAGGCTATGGTACCAGTGCTTCATGGAACATTAAAAATGTCATCCAAGCAGTAAACTACATTAAACGGAGTGCAAAGAACACCCGGTGTTTTCAGAAACTGTGCCAAGATCTTGGTAGTGAGCTCGTACAGGTGTTGTATCATGCCGAGGTATGCTGGCTTTCGAGGGAAAAGGTACTGTCCCATTTTTATGAACTACGAGCTGAAATCGCTGCTTTTCTTGCCCAGAACAATTCACCCCTTGCAGACCTGTTTAGCAACAGTGTGTGGCTTGCACAAGTTGCTTACCTCGCTGATGTGTTTGaacaattaaacacattaaatgtgtCTGTACAGGGGAGGGGGCACAACATTTTTGAACAGTATGACAAATtcaatgttttcaaaaaaaaGATCTCCTTGTGGGCAAGTCATGTATCTAAAAACCAACTCGACATGTACCCTAATGGCTGCCATGAGGGACAGCAACTGGACGCggcaggaaaacatgtaatgaAGAAAATGATTACAACACATCTGAATAAACTTCTTGAGCGGTTTAATGACTACTTTCCCAAGAAACAGAGGGATGATGACTGGATACGCGACCCATTTGAAATCAACATGGAAAGCGCCATGTTGCCAAGCAACGAAGAGAGTCAGCTGGTGGAGCCATCATGTGACTGCACGTTAAAAAAGAAATTCATGGAGGTAAGCCTCTTCCAGTTCTGGTGCAGCACTCTGATGGGTGAGTATCCTTGTCTTGCCACTCGAGCAGTAAAAATCCTGCTACCATTCAGCACTACCAATCTCTTTGAGTGTGGATTCTCAGCTCTGGTTCAGCTgaagacaaaacacagaaacagactGGACATTGAGTATGACCTCGCAGTTGCTTTGTCTACTGTAACTCCAGAATTTGAGACTCTTGTCAGGAGCAAAAAACATGCCCAGTTCTCCCATTAATTTCTCCAAACTCAGGTCTATAATGTCAGTGTAACATCTAAGGTTGAAGTGAGTGTTGCTTAATTTTCTTCAAAGCACAATGTTTTCACCATTTACCTACGGATAAGGTAATCAGAAGAGAATGTAATTTAGTATACTTGAATCCTTTTGAACGTCactctttgtttaatttatttctctttgttaaaaaaaaaactgctaatgaagaaactgattttttttccataatgcAATGTTGGTTGTCATAGATTCAATGAGTGAGGATTCTCTGGTAAAACTACATAATTTGagtttttttgaaaatacttCTCAGTAGTTgcccttttttatttcatatttgtgcaTGAAAGCACTGTTGAGTCTGTTAAAAACAGTTAATGAAGAGTTTTTAACAGTAGTACTaaagagttttgtttttaattaaaatgcagcTAATTGAGTGTTAAAGAGAATATTTTCCTCTCTGGCATCACCACTTACTGGTCATTTTGGTTTATCATTAAGTTTATCAGGTATTTTGTGTTGGCATACTGTGATATTCTATTCTACTATCTCAGGTTCAAACTGCACCATCTTGTCATTCAATAAATTTGAGAAGGTGAAAATTTTGGGTCACAGCTTGTCATTAAGGGGTGATGGTGGGTCCCAAAGCCAGAccagttgagaaccactgctttagagtGAGTTGGAATAGACATTGTTTGACCAATGTCCAGGAGTAAAAATACATTCTAGTGAAGGTAGATTATTCTGGCTGTGGCAGAACTGCAAAAGGCCAAGGCACTAACTGAAGTTTTCACTCACATGGGAATACCTCTTGAGATTTTGACAGATCTTTTATTTCGACACTCATGAAAGAATTATGCAAAACAATTGCTATTAAAAAGCTAGGCACTTTAACATCCACAAACTAATGATTTGACTGAAAGgatttataaaactttaaaacagGTAATTAGCCATGTTGTTCATGAGAATCCAACAACCTAGGACGCTGTTACCATTTCATGTGTATGCAGTGAGAAAATCACCATTGGAGTTACTTTTTGGCCAAAAAATCTGGGGTCTGCTGGATATTTTAAAGGAAGATTGGAAAAGTGATCATGAAAATGATTAGAAATTTAAACTGCCTAATCAAGTCATTAGCTTACAAGAAAATTGTCTATGTTGTCCTTAATTGCAAAAGAACTTTTGCAGTGTgagcaataataacaaaaacattaatcTGATAAAAAGTATTAACTTTGCAAATTATGTAAAGGACAGACTGTTCCTCACTGGGTTTTGGCTAAGTGGCACAGTCCTGCCATCATCAAGGGATAAAGAAATCCTGAAAATGATAAAGTTGGGATATTTGGTTGATGTAAATCACTTCAAATACTACATGTCAGTCTTTTAAAGAAAATTTCCATAAGGGATGATTTAACTGACACTCAAAAAAGTCAGCTGCAGTCACAAATCTAAAAAAATCAGACTACATTTTAAGCCTTATCTAGGAAAACAGTTTTGCTGAATATAAAATAGTAACAGAGCCTTGTGTGAAGATCCTAACATATCATATAAGAAATCTGAATCTTAGAAAACAACCATTCATTAGGAAGTTAACCAATTGCTTAAATTAGATTGAAGCCACAAAAGCCACAGCAAATGGAGCAGTCCAATTGTAACAGTTCCTAAACCAGTTGGAATACATTTTTGCATAGCTTTTAGACTAatgaataaaatttttaaaagtgatGCATACGAGATGCCCCGTGTAggtaagttattaaaaaaaatgagatcAACTTCTTGACCGGAAATTTAACTAAGGAATATTGGCAGGCATCTATCGAGTTATGAGAAAACTGCATTCTCCACCCTGGATGGTTTGTTAGGCTTCCATTTGGGCTTCTTGGTGCTCTGCTAACATTCCAACATATGATGGATCACATATTAAATCTTCAGTCTGAATATTCTAATTTGTATCTTGATGAAGTTATTGTTGTTTAGAATTGAATGGGATTCCCATTTTACAGGTGGTGTTAGAAAGTTTGAAAGATGCTGGTTTAAATGCTAACCTAAAAAATGTGATTTGGGTATGTCAGAAACTACCTTGGTTATTCCATAGACAAAAGTTTATTCAAACCACAAATGAAAAAGACTGGTGAAGTACTTCCATGTTCTTGTTCAGAAATGCAAAAGCAGGTTTGCACTTTCTTCGGACTGCATTAATATTATAGGTGGTTTATACCTAATGTTGGTGCTCGTGATGCCCCcttaactgaattaaaaaaggGTTGAAAGAATCATATTACTGTTTGGAATGATGCATCTGAAAAAATCTTTTACTGAccttaaaaaaaaacttcctttaTAACCTGTACTCCAAAATCCAGACttcttgaaagactttatttTGCAGGCAGATGCCTATACATTTGGCTTGGTTGCTGTTTTATGTCAGGTTTTCAATTAACAAGAACACCCAATTATGTATTTAAACCCTAAATCATTGCCAAGAGAATATAATCATTTTACTCTTGAAAAGAAGTGTCCAACATTAAAATAGGCAATTGAAGCCCTCTGTTATTACCTCTGGTGATACAGGTTTACGTTGATTACCAATCATGCACTACTGCAATGTCTCAATAGgcataaaaacacaaattaaagacTGCCTAGATGGTTTATTCAATTTCagcctttcattttttcagtctAGTACCATTCCAGGCAGCCTGCACAGAATTTCACAGCACTTCACAGTATTtagaattattaatgttttaatataattagttaatgctatcaattagTGATTTTAAGATTTGGCTTCTGGTTGATTACCATTACCAATCCtgaatgaatttttaaactaATCCAAAGAGATGCTACTGTCAACGCAGGCCTGTGCACCGGTCCACCTCAACTGCCTCTCAGGTAAGCTGTGAATCTGAAAAATGTCACATGGTGAGCATTAAAGATCTGATGGCTGTCTATGTCTATAATATCTAAGAATATAAGAGACTCTGAGGAATATAAGGTGGGATATATTGAAAGTTCCTGTATTCACCTGGTAGCACTGTGATTACCACCACCACCTATGGAGTCCACTTATGTCATATTGGAAAAACTGCTTGTGCAAAAATGGAAAGAGTGAAAGGACAAATATCAGGAGCAAGAATAAAAGTTAGTCTTGTCTGGAGATGGAAGAGGTGAAGATCTAGAGACAGGATACAAGTAAAATGGAAAGTATTCAAACCAGGCCTGACTTCATGTAGTGGGAAATGTCCTATTGCATTCATATAAGTTGTTTGAACAGTTATCTCTCCTAGAGAATTACAGCAAGTTCAGATACTATGATATTTTGGGTACTGCCGGAGAACTGGCTTACACCTCTAATTTCAGACTCTGTTTTAGTGGTGGATGGGTTTCATCAGACTAAGTGCAAAAAAGCAGGAGGCAAACTTGAGATTTTTTGTGAATATAAAATGGTGTGAAAAAAacagtacaattaaaattaaaatgtgtgatCAAGATATTGAAATGCAGATTGAATTTGTCCACGTCAGTGCTCAGGAAAGTAAGTTACATTATCTTGGCCGACTTAACAACAGAAGTGATTTACTCTGCACCATCATCCTAATGATGATCATTCTGAATGTtggtgacttcaaacaaggaGTCAAGTGTTTATTAGGCTGTTCTATTCGTGGACACTGTGAGTTGGAcctgctctatccaaatattaatgccTTTAGATATAAACTCGTGGtacaatctgagcaggtctgacctcCTCTAATGCCACCTgcaagcctgttattgacagtAGCAGCTCTCCGTTATCCAAGCCTCAAGTTTGGGGTGAttgttgtacttatttatttactttttgggaGCTTCTGCAAAATTTTTATTTCCCCCTGGGGCCAAATGAAGTATAATCTATCTATTAATTGATCATTCAAGCGACTCATTCTGTAAGACAGAAAGATTCTGGAGCAGGTGAGTGTCAGCTGCTTTACCATGTGAGCCTCATATCTCTCAATAATAAATGACTTTACAAGTACTTGTTTCTATAAAAAGATTTCCCATGGCTTGGATACTTCTATATTTCAGTTCCATCTGTAATGCAGCATCCCCATTCTTCTTGAAGAAAGCAGCTCTGAAAAAGACACCTTTGAATGTTATTAAAGACAGAGACATCACATTCTAttgaaatttttcttttgtgtttttacctATTTTAAAGACTCCAAATCCTGGTGGGCTTGGAAAATAACTGTTTATGGTGGGATGCTCCTGAATTGCATTAACGTTCTGAATATTTGTGCTGTTGCAGACTTATCAAGGATCCAGTGCATATTGTGGAAAAGCCCACATCAACATGACATCACCATAGGCTTCATTATTGACGCTGGCAAGATGGATGCAGAGGGAAAGTGTGTTGGACAGAAAGACAGAAGGCTAGAAAAGCAGTACTGTTGCTGTACCTTTGAACAGGCAAGTAGAAAACCACCCCACTAGATAGCCAGGATCACAAAACATGTGTAGTCAGATCTAATGCGGCAGCGTGATTTTGCTTCCTGTCCTTTTTGTGTTGTACTCCATACTATCTCTAAAGATGTCCTTTCACTGATTATTTTGTTAACAAAAGTTCAGGTTTTGTTAATTTTGGCCTTCTTGGATTTATTCTAAGTATGTTGGGCTGCCACCAGGCCACCCtgttaaaatgtatatgtatatgtggatgtgtgtgtgtgtatgtgtatgtgtgggttgtgtgtgtgtataaatattttaactgcaaGTCAGAAAATTCCATCTTGAGTGTGACAGAATGAAATATGTTTAACAGGAGCCAACTCTACTGGTCATTAAGGCAGTCTGAGGTATACCAATATCATTTACAGGCTAATGTTAACGAGATAATGTGCAATTGAccagtaacaaataaataattcacagtCTGGCACAActgtgaaaagtatttaaatgttattgataAACTAATCTAGAGAGGTATATTAGGTATTCAGTCACTCAGCTCTGCTATTGATTTGAAGCTTAAACTGAAACAactgtgaaaaagaaacaaagtaaaacataaaagaaacactaaaggagAGGGAG
This genomic interval from Erpetoichthys calabaricus chromosome 10, fErpCal1.3, whole genome shotgun sequence contains the following:
- the LOC114658393 gene encoding protein FAM200A-like, which encodes MDFLISYTIAEDLILPAAMDMVREVLDQSAADKLKTIPLLNDTISRRIEEMSDNIKQQTIARIKASGHFALKMDEFTDITNKAVLLVYVRHVWDRDLQELFLCTRELTTSTTAEDIFSSMDLYLSSVGLRWDMCICITTDGAASMTGKNLGIVRRILEKALNATWNHCFLHRENPGSKGYGTSASWNIKNVIQAVNYIKRSAKNTRCFQKLCQDLGSELVQVLYHAEVCWLSREKVLSHFYELRAEIAAFLAQNNSPLADLFSNSVWLAQVAYLADVFEQLNTLNVSVQGRGHNIFEQYDKFNVFKKKISLWASHVSKNQLDMYPNGCHEGQQLDAAGKHVMKKMITTHLNKLLERFNDYFPKKQRDDDWIRDPFEINMESAMLPSNEESQLVEPSCDCTLKKKFMEVSLFQFWCSTLMGEYPCLATRAVKILLPFSTTNLFECGFSALVQLKTKHRNRLDIEYDLAVALSTVTPEFETLVRSKKHAQFSH